One stretch of Pararhizobium qamdonense DNA includes these proteins:
- the sciP gene encoding CtrA inhibitor SciP, whose protein sequence is MTEMIRPRVKYVIGPDGSPLTIADLPPANTRRWVIRRKAEVVAAVRGGLLSLEEACERYTLTVEEFLSWQSSISDHGLAGLRTTRIQQYRH, encoded by the coding sequence ATGACCGAAATGATACGACCCCGCGTGAAATATGTCATCGGACCCGATGGCAGCCCCTTGACGATTGCTGATCTTCCTCCGGCCAATACGCGCCGTTGGGTTATCCGCAGAAAGGCAGAAGTCGTCGCCGCCGTGCGTGGCGGACTGCTGAGCCTGGAAGAAGCCTGTGAACGCTATACCTTGACCGTTGAAGAATTCCTGTCCTGGCAGTCCTCGATCAGCGACCATGGCCTTGCCGGCCTGCGAACGACCCGCATCCAGCAATATCGCCACTAG
- a CDS encoding paraquat-inducible protein A, translated as MRLITPLLLVLSAFFLALGLVLPLVRFEKLVFFNETPSLLGIVSSLFDDGNVMLAIVVTLFSVVFPLAKLVGIAFEATAAADGKAAGGLVARLLPILGKWSMMDVMLVAIVIFAAKTSGMAEAFTQPGLWFYAGSAVMTGLLQIWLRPH; from the coding sequence ATGCGCCTGATCACACCGCTTTTGCTTGTTCTATCGGCGTTTTTTCTCGCGCTGGGGCTCGTCCTGCCGCTTGTCCGGTTCGAAAAGCTGGTCTTTTTCAACGAAACGCCGTCGCTTCTTGGCATCGTGTCTTCGCTCTTCGACGATGGCAATGTCATGCTGGCCATTGTCGTGACGCTGTTTTCCGTCGTTTTCCCGCTGGCAAAGCTTGTCGGGATCGCGTTCGAGGCAACGGCGGCTGCAGACGGCAAGGCTGCGGGCGGACTGGTTGCCCGGCTTTTGCCGATCCTCGGCAAATGGTCGATGATGGATGTGATGCTCGTGGCTATCGTGATCTTTGCGGCCAAGACCAGCGGAATGGCCGAGGCGTTCACCCAGCCGGGCCTGTGGTTCTATGCCGGATCTGCTGTCATGACCGGGCTGCTGCAAATATGGCTGCGGCCGCACTGA
- a CDS encoding GNAT family N-acetyltransferase: protein MDIVNEETGSHGRYSTQLDGHTAEMTYSRSSPHLIIIDHTGVPDALRGKGVGQALAAHAIGEARNGGWKIIPLCPFMRAQAQRHADWQDVIQA, encoded by the coding sequence ATGGATATCGTCAACGAAGAAACCGGCTCGCATGGCCGTTACAGCACGCAGCTCGATGGTCATACGGCTGAAATGACCTATTCCCGGTCATCGCCGCATCTGATCATCATCGATCATACCGGCGTTCCCGATGCGTTGCGCGGCAAAGGTGTCGGCCAGGCGCTCGCAGCCCATGCCATCGGTGAGGCGCGAAATGGCGGATGGAAGATCATTCCGCTCTGCCCCTTCATGCGCGCCCAGGCGCAACGCCACGCCGATTGGCAAGATGTGATCCAGGCATAG